Proteins co-encoded in one Coriobacterium glomerans PW2 genomic window:
- a CDS encoding YtxH domain-containing protein, whose product MGKSLGFIAGSLIGAAAGTAIGILVAPRAGAETRAMASDMANDAWDSARDLYEQGAKQVRETVDDFGPMVDSKTDELREKVDLARERMDRLRESLNEAVSGGSVKPAADVVVETADCAAAAAEAKANAGA is encoded by the coding sequence ATGGGTAAATCGCTAGGGTTCATCGCAGGTTCGCTGATAGGTGCGGCCGCGGGCACCGCGATAGGTATTCTGGTCGCTCCCCGCGCGGGGGCCGAGACGCGCGCCATGGCTTCCGACATGGCAAACGATGCATGGGATAGCGCGCGCGATCTGTATGAGCAGGGTGCCAAGCAGGTGCGCGAGACCGTTGACGATTTCGGTCCGATGGTTGACAGCAAGACGGATGAGCTGCGCGAGAAAGTCGATTTAGCGCGCGAGCGGATGGATCGTCTGCGGGAGTCGCTCAACGAGGCGGTGTCGGGCGGCTCGGTGAAACCGGCTGCCGATGTCGTGGTCGAGACGGCTGATTGCGCGGCTGCAGCTGCCGAGGCGAAGGCAAACGCTGGGGCATAA
- a CDS encoding PRC-barrel domain containing protein, producing the protein MPPEGRRIRRDGTPRRPSRLGSIHFPVFTADGRRVIGFMVKQRDVAGMIKQADRFVALDALETYEGALCVASKRDSFDAAAAARLGVDLDRCLIWTGMDVRTVSGCDLGYCCDAEFDRASGTVSCFLIISGTASKMLVGSIRMSADHLVGYRNGAMLVDDVVRDLELSGGAAARAAEASVVIGTRAAEAKTVIGSKVKKGAKIVDDKGSAAVSKGSVALGRQLGRTRGMFKAFKHEYNRAAGNQKRKR; encoded by the coding sequence ATGCCGCCTGAGGGTCGCAGGATCCGAAGAGACGGAACGCCTCGTCGCCCCTCAAGGCTGGGTTCGATCCATTTCCCCGTGTTCACCGCCGATGGACGGCGGGTCATCGGTTTCATGGTGAAACAGCGTGATGTTGCCGGCATGATCAAGCAGGCGGATCGCTTCGTCGCTCTGGATGCCTTGGAAACCTATGAGGGAGCCCTCTGCGTTGCGAGCAAACGGGATTCCTTCGACGCCGCTGCGGCAGCGCGTTTGGGGGTCGATCTCGACCGCTGCCTGATCTGGACCGGAATGGATGTCCGCACCGTCTCCGGGTGCGATCTCGGTTACTGCTGCGATGCGGAGTTCGACCGAGCATCGGGCACGGTGTCGTGCTTTCTCATCATATCGGGAACCGCTTCAAAAATGCTGGTGGGCTCGATTCGAATGTCCGCCGATCATCTGGTCGGTTATCGCAATGGAGCCATGCTGGTAGACGATGTTGTTCGTGACCTCGAGCTCTCTGGTGGAGCTGCGGCGAGGGCAGCCGAGGCAAGCGTGGTCATCGGCACGAGGGCCGCCGAGGCGAAGACCGTCATCGGATCGAAAGTCAAAAAAGGGGCGAAGATCGTCGATGACAAGGGGTCCGCAGCCGTCTCGAAGGGCTCGGTGGCACTCGGCAGGCAACTCGGCCGAACACGAGGTATGTTCAAAGCTTTCAAGCATGAGTACAACAGGGCGGCCGGTAACCAGAAGCGCAAGCGATGA
- a CDS encoding polysaccharide deacetylase family protein, translating into MLKQARAFRSPAAGSRRRRHGEAYLHRPKRSFRKSRPAGNGSRAPYALIAVCCAFLFFVASIIWYANRGVEITLNGESTTVRVGETVEQLIDDQELADGLKAGNLLAVDDSVLKKGGGDAYSVELNGSTLAIGDVASTKLSGGEKLKVSDGADIYEAHDVTASDIEPTLSMTGDGPVQYVKTWGVKGRSEIWTGKESGRRADRGVVKQPVNCEVECVSVKPDNGRKCVALTFNEGPSAHTRQMLDILEQQGAKATFFLTGEGIEANPDAAKAIADSGNEIGSNSYAFERLSKLKGDALRSQLSRGFDAIESATGEKCALLRAPYASFSAQNWADSMDMVSAMVGWNIDSGDWLLKGAKSVTDTVIGSVQPGSIIFLTDNSSVSAQTAASLPALIDGLKAQGYELLTLSDLVATDKELAAGLDLSQVSKPEDAVLPRVPAEQGRK; encoded by the coding sequence GTGTTAAAGCAGGCCAGGGCATTCCGCTCGCCTGCTGCCGGATCCCGTCGCAGGCGTCACGGGGAGGCGTATCTTCATCGTCCGAAGCGCTCTTTTCGCAAATCGCGTCCCGCTGGGAACGGCTCGCGCGCACCGTATGCGCTCATCGCTGTCTGCTGCGCGTTCCTGTTCTTTGTCGCGAGCATAATCTGGTATGCCAATCGCGGAGTCGAAATCACTCTCAACGGCGAGAGCACGACCGTTCGCGTCGGCGAGACCGTCGAGCAGCTGATCGACGATCAAGAGCTCGCAGATGGGCTCAAGGCGGGAAACCTGCTCGCAGTCGATGATTCGGTACTCAAAAAGGGAGGAGGCGACGCGTACAGCGTCGAGCTCAACGGCTCCACGCTGGCGATCGGCGATGTCGCTTCGACAAAGCTTTCAGGCGGTGAGAAACTCAAGGTCAGCGATGGCGCAGATATCTATGAGGCGCATGACGTCACGGCAAGCGATATCGAACCGACGTTGAGCATGACCGGGGACGGGCCGGTCCAATACGTCAAGACATGGGGCGTCAAAGGGCGCTCTGAGATATGGACGGGCAAGGAGTCCGGCAGGCGAGCGGATCGCGGAGTCGTCAAGCAACCGGTGAACTGCGAGGTCGAATGCGTATCGGTCAAACCTGATAACGGGCGCAAATGCGTCGCCTTGACCTTCAACGAAGGACCGAGCGCGCATACCCGTCAGATGTTGGATATCTTGGAGCAACAAGGCGCGAAGGCCACCTTCTTTCTCACAGGCGAGGGGATCGAGGCCAATCCGGACGCGGCGAAGGCGATCGCCGATTCGGGCAACGAGATCGGATCCAACTCATATGCCTTCGAGCGCCTGTCCAAGCTCAAGGGGGATGCTCTGCGATCTCAGCTGTCGCGCGGGTTCGATGCCATCGAGTCGGCGACAGGCGAGAAGTGCGCCCTGCTGCGCGCGCCGTACGCCTCATTTTCGGCCCAGAACTGGGCAGATTCGATGGATATGGTGTCTGCGATGGTCGGGTGGAACATCGACTCGGGCGACTGGCTGCTCAAGGGCGCGAAAAGCGTCACCGATACGGTCATCGGATCGGTGCAACCCGGCAGCATTATCTTTCTGACAGACAACTCAAGCGTCTCAGCGCAGACAGCAGCGTCGCTGCCGGCGCTCATCGACGGCCTCAAGGCTCAGGGCTATGAGTTGCTCACCCTCTCCGATCTCGTGGCCACGGACAAAGAGCTCGCAGCGGGTCTCGACCTGTCTCAGGTATCCAAGCCCGAGGATGCCGTATTGCCCCGGGTGCCCGCCGAGCAAGGTCGCAAATGA
- a CDS encoding polysaccharide deacetylase family protein, whose translation MSRSELDGRAIASKADSAPNRSDRAAAVSARARVAERPHANASRGRRRSELSCMFAAYALISFGLVVCWCLLWREVPVTVNGRQRIVRIATPIRDLLEQNAYFGAKPGKLLSIGGNVLSEDGGNSCSVTYGGAQLDPAQIASYRLHEGDELTVDDGKDVQEGHIETTVDVPPGIQMDRGGAVQFVSRWGKAGVKTVWTGRRSKEVIDRQITKLPVDMIVRSINLEPKADRPCVALTFDDGPSSFTPKVLDILAQKGVKATFFNLGANVMRDPAAARAITDAGCALGNHTMTHMNLTTVDRDTLRSEISRSADILRGTGASPQMIRAPYGAFTAAEWARSGDLIGSNILWNIDTRDWTRPGANKIAGAVLDGAKNGSIILMHDGGGDRSQDVQALPGIIDELHKRGFAFVTVPEMMKLDGRIPDAVVGGTTRLPDDCGMPDS comes from the coding sequence ATGAGCAGATCCGAGCTGGATGGGCGCGCGATCGCATCGAAGGCGGACAGCGCACCGAACCGGTCTGATCGAGCTGCAGCGGTGTCAGCCAGAGCGCGAGTCGCCGAGCGTCCCCACGCGAATGCTTCCAGAGGACGCAGGCGCTCAGAGCTGTCTTGCATGTTCGCAGCATATGCGCTGATATCATTCGGACTCGTGGTGTGCTGGTGCCTCCTGTGGCGCGAAGTGCCCGTGACCGTCAACGGCCGGCAGCGGATCGTCCGCATCGCCACACCGATCCGAGACCTCCTCGAGCAGAACGCATACTTCGGGGCCAAGCCCGGCAAGCTGCTTTCCATCGGAGGCAACGTTCTCTCGGAAGATGGCGGAAACTCCTGTTCCGTGACATATGGTGGAGCGCAGCTGGATCCCGCCCAGATCGCTTCATACCGTCTGCACGAGGGAGACGAGCTCACGGTGGATGATGGCAAGGATGTGCAAGAGGGCCACATCGAGACCACGGTGGATGTCCCCCCGGGCATACAGATGGATCGCGGCGGCGCCGTGCAGTTCGTGTCCCGATGGGGAAAGGCGGGCGTGAAGACCGTATGGACCGGTCGGAGGTCCAAAGAGGTGATCGATAGACAGATCACGAAACTCCCTGTTGACATGATCGTGCGCTCGATCAATCTCGAGCCGAAGGCCGATCGTCCCTGTGTGGCCCTCACCTTCGATGACGGTCCCAGCTCGTTCACACCGAAGGTGCTCGACATCCTGGCTCAGAAAGGCGTGAAGGCCACATTTTTCAATTTGGGTGCCAACGTGATGCGCGACCCCGCTGCCGCCCGCGCCATCACGGATGCCGGCTGCGCACTCGGCAATCACACGATGACGCATATGAATCTGACGACGGTCGACCGCGACACGCTCAGAAGCGAGATCTCGCGCTCCGCTGACATCCTGAGGGGGACCGGCGCCTCGCCGCAGATGATCAGAGCGCCCTACGGTGCCTTTACCGCAGCCGAATGGGCGCGATCAGGCGATCTCATCGGATCCAACATATTGTGGAACATCGATACCAGGGACTGGACGCGACCGGGGGCGAACAAGATCGCCGGGGCGGTGCTCGACGGCGCGAAGAACGGATCGATCATTCTCATGCACGATGGAGGCGGGGACCGCTCTCAAGACGTACAGGCGCTGCCCGGTATCATCGACGAGCTGCACAAGAGGGGATTTGCCTTCGTCACGGTGCCCGAGATGATGAAACTCGACGGCAGGATCCCTGATGCGGTTGTGGGGGGCACAACCAGATTGCCTGATGATTGCGGCATGCCCGACTCCTAG
- a CDS encoding magnesium transporter, which yields MKYFSEMIDLPVLDSHGENLGVLQDLGVAPAEVFPHVTSIVFHKVKEAAAVVCWEGCVDHVDAQGVHLAVTADEIRPAEREEAQVLLARDILNKQFVDTQAVKVARANDLKLSQSGPRQLRLLGAEIGVSGLLRALSPAVERIACRICSSVGKPLTERIVAWSYMDLLDRNIDEIRASVSHKTINELHPADIADIIEQVDPASGCAIFAQLDTAQAAETIAEIDDEDLLEELLKGVADGEISAMLAHMDPDDAAAFIGDLDQQRGDALLQLMDERDEHAIKRLLSYQENTAGRIMTSEFVALPGYAKVCDAFAAIRRLEEDFESIYYVYTVDEAGALTGVLSLRTLISAQESDRLQDLAFRDLVWVAPQLDQEDVADEMTKYNLVAVPVCDGDRRILGIVTVDDALDVIAEEHDEDLRIAGIGRGDNATGESTHMLVWFAQRQYWVLIWALASAAGAAALGALDADPALILYPMCAMPVALLASGGMVSFVKNYFLEHDDREGTQSAYGAFLLKTTVVGVVLAALVLACAYLVDDIALPDATQAERDLFLACFAAAAAVTLLSAVGAIGCLRLLRWRDEHDLNTSGTALGVISTLISAVLFTAISIAAVIAMA from the coding sequence ATGAAATACTTCTCTGAAATGATCGACCTTCCCGTTCTGGACAGCCACGGCGAGAATCTCGGGGTTCTGCAGGATCTCGGAGTCGCCCCTGCCGAGGTGTTCCCCCATGTCACCTCAATCGTGTTCCACAAGGTGAAGGAGGCCGCTGCAGTCGTGTGCTGGGAGGGGTGCGTCGATCATGTGGATGCTCAAGGCGTCCACCTCGCCGTGACGGCCGACGAGATCAGGCCGGCGGAACGGGAGGAGGCACAGGTTCTGCTCGCCCGTGACATTCTGAACAAGCAGTTCGTGGACACGCAGGCCGTGAAGGTCGCACGCGCGAACGATCTCAAGCTGTCGCAATCGGGTCCCAGACAGTTGCGGCTTCTCGGTGCCGAGATCGGCGTTTCGGGACTTCTCCGCGCCCTCAGTCCCGCAGTCGAGCGAATCGCCTGCCGAATCTGCTCATCGGTGGGCAAGCCGCTCACCGAGAGAATCGTCGCGTGGTCCTACATGGATCTTCTCGATCGCAACATCGATGAGATACGCGCTTCGGTGTCGCACAAGACGATCAACGAGCTTCACCCGGCAGACATCGCAGATATCATCGAACAGGTCGATCCGGCATCGGGATGCGCGATCTTCGCTCAGCTCGATACCGCGCAGGCGGCCGAGACGATCGCCGAGATCGATGATGAGGACCTTCTCGAAGAGCTGCTCAAAGGTGTGGCGGACGGCGAGATTTCCGCCATGCTCGCGCATATGGATCCTGATGACGCCGCAGCTTTCATCGGGGACCTCGATCAGCAGCGAGGCGACGCCCTGCTGCAGCTCATGGATGAGCGAGATGAGCACGCGATCAAAAGACTGCTGAGCTATCAGGAGAACACAGCTGGCCGGATCATGACGTCGGAGTTCGTGGCGCTGCCGGGATATGCCAAGGTCTGCGATGCCTTCGCAGCGATCCGCAGGCTCGAGGAGGACTTCGAGAGCATCTACTATGTGTACACGGTGGACGAAGCGGGTGCGCTCACCGGCGTTCTCTCGCTCAGGACGCTCATCTCAGCCCAGGAGAGCGATCGTCTGCAGGATCTGGCCTTTCGCGATCTGGTCTGGGTCGCTCCGCAGCTCGATCAGGAGGACGTGGCAGACGAGATGACGAAGTACAATCTCGTCGCGGTTCCCGTCTGTGACGGGGATCGTCGCATCCTGGGCATCGTGACCGTCGACGATGCCCTCGATGTCATCGCCGAGGAGCACGACGAAGATCTGAGGATCGCCGGCATCGGCAGGGGCGACAACGCGACCGGCGAGTCGACGCATATGCTGGTCTGGTTCGCTCAACGTCAGTACTGGGTGCTCATTTGGGCGCTGGCATCCGCTGCAGGAGCCGCCGCCCTCGGGGCGCTCGATGCAGATCCGGCGCTGATCCTGTACCCCATGTGCGCCATGCCCGTGGCGCTGCTCGCCTCCGGCGGCATGGTCTCGTTCGTGAAGAACTACTTTCTCGAGCACGACGACCGTGAGGGCACGCAGAGCGCATACGGTGCGTTTCTCTTGAAGACCACGGTGGTCGGCGTTGTTCTTGCAGCACTTGTTCTGGCGTGCGCGTACCTTGTCGACGATATCGCGCTCCCAGATGCCACTCAGGCCGAGCGGGATCTCTTCCTGGCCTGCTTCGCAGCCGCCGCCGCGGTGACGCTTCTCAGCGCCGTCGGTGCGATCGGATGCCTGAGACTGCTGCGCTGGCGCGATGAGCACGATCTCAACACGTCGGGCACCGCACTCGGCGTGATCTCCACGCTGATATCGGCGGTGCTGTTCACAGCGATCTCGATCGCCGCCGTTATCGCCATGGCGTGA
- a CDS encoding N5-glutamine methyltransferase family protein: MAAETWTIKRCLDWTERFLAAHGEERPRLAAEWLLSAATGLARIELYMSFDRPLGASELDVMHRFVARRSTGEPLQYITEQAMFRTIAIACEPGVLIPRPETEVLVGEVLAFLDHERAPEVLAHRERVELPWNDEVGSSTDEQGMPNPSQTVPRDAARILEIGCGTGCISLAIASERPGQVKIVATDIDPSAVALAQRNRVALGLDEETISFREGDLAEPVAPDELAGFDVLVSNPPYIPRAVMADLPREVSAFEPELALDGGADGLQIYRRLLRLASMALRPGGLLACELYEESLEEAAELARGADLVDVSIVEDLAGRPRVLLAHAPARSLSTGR; encoded by the coding sequence GTGGCGGCCGAGACATGGACGATCAAGCGGTGCCTGGATTGGACGGAGCGGTTTCTCGCCGCCCACGGGGAGGAGCGTCCGCGCCTTGCTGCCGAATGGCTTCTGAGCGCGGCGACCGGTCTTGCCCGCATCGAGCTGTACATGAGTTTCGACAGGCCGCTTGGTGCCTCCGAGCTCGACGTGATGCATCGCTTCGTCGCACGCAGATCGACCGGCGAGCCACTTCAGTACATCACTGAGCAGGCTATGTTTCGCACGATCGCCATCGCATGCGAGCCCGGTGTGCTCATACCGCGTCCGGAGACGGAGGTGCTGGTCGGAGAGGTTCTCGCCTTTCTTGATCACGAACGGGCTCCCGAGGTCCTCGCGCACCGTGAGCGCGTGGAGCTTCCGTGGAACGATGAGGTGGGATCTTCCACGGACGAGCAGGGCATGCCGAACCCATCGCAGACCGTCCCGCGTGACGCGGCTCGCATCTTGGAGATCGGATGCGGCACCGGCTGCATCTCGCTGGCGATCGCCTCGGAGCGCCCCGGACAGGTGAAGATCGTCGCTACCGATATCGACCCGAGTGCTGTTGCGCTCGCGCAGCGCAACAGAGTCGCGCTCGGCCTTGATGAGGAGACGATCAGCTTCCGAGAAGGAGATCTGGCGGAACCGGTCGCCCCTGATGAGCTCGCAGGATTCGACGTTCTCGTCTCGAACCCTCCGTATATCCCGCGAGCGGTCATGGCGGATCTGCCGCGCGAGGTCTCGGCGTTCGAGCCCGAGCTCGCGCTCGACGGGGGCGCGGACGGTCTTCAGATCTACCGGCGCCTGCTGCGGCTCGCCTCCATGGCGTTGCGCCCCGGTGGTCTCCTCGCTTGCGAACTGTACGAGGAATCGCTCGAGGAGGCGGCAGAGCTCGCGCGCGGCGCCGATCTCGTCGATGTGAGCATCGTCGAGGATCTTGCGGGGCGCCCCCGGGTCCTGCTCGCCCACGCCCCGGCCCGGTCTCTGTCGACGGGACGCTGA
- a CDS encoding L-threonylcarbamoyladenylate synthase, with product MPSTYRYGSASERRCAVEAGSAVLTAGGVALIPTETVYGIAVAISAFARPGAMLPDPGSGYRRIFSLKRRDLVQTLPLLVSGPADLDRFGLDIDSQTRCLAERFWPGALTLVVDAAERVPAFMRAADGTIALRASSSPAVGDLIDACGCPLAATSANTHAMPAPASFAEVEPRILDGVDVAIDAGPTPCADASTVIRISDGAPMVLREGALPSRAIEDALGSRHVHLRSPKES from the coding sequence ATGCCGAGCACGTATCGATATGGGAGCGCATCCGAGCGAAGATGCGCCGTGGAGGCCGGCTCAGCCGTCTTGACCGCAGGCGGGGTGGCTCTGATCCCGACCGAGACCGTCTACGGGATCGCGGTTGCGATTTCGGCCTTCGCTCGACCAGGCGCGATGCTTCCCGATCCCGGATCGGGATATCGGCGCATCTTCTCGCTCAAGCGACGCGATCTCGTCCAGACGCTGCCCCTTCTCGTATCCGGGCCAGCCGATCTCGATCGCTTCGGGCTCGATATCGATTCGCAGACCCGCTGTCTGGCCGAGAGGTTCTGGCCGGGCGCGCTGACCCTTGTCGTAGACGCCGCTGAGCGCGTGCCCGCATTCATGCGCGCCGCAGACGGAACGATCGCGCTGCGCGCATCCTCTTCGCCGGCCGTCGGCGACCTCATCGATGCATGCGGTTGCCCTCTTGCTGCAACGAGCGCAAACACCCACGCGATGCCGGCGCCAGCCTCCTTCGCTGAAGTTGAACCTCGAATTCTGGATGGTGTCGACGTGGCGATCGACGCGGGACCGACGCCGTGCGCAGACGCATCAACCGTTATCCGAATCTCGGATGGGGCCCCGATGGTGCTGCGAGAGGGCGCTCTGCCGTCTCGTGCGATCGAGGATGCGCTCGGTAGCCGCCACGTGCACCTGCGATCTCCGAAAGAGAGCTGA
- the glpK gene encoding glycerol kinase GlpK, which yields MMFTLNDLDLVDSACATGSSYIMALDCGTTSVRASIIDQYGCIVAAASRAVKTSYPHPGWVEQDPTEILASQLAVMIEVQFKSGIHSDGIAAVGISNQRETTVVWERDSAQPICNAIVWQCRRTAPIAEALKEHGMEDMIRKKTGLRPDAYFSATKIAWILENVSGAREAAEAGQLMFGTIDTWLIYNLTGGKVFATEYTNASRTMLFNIHTLDWDDELLRIMDIPRCMLPDVRWSAGEFGRVCSDIMTHTPPIAGVAGDQQASLFGHCCFAPGQTKNTYGTGCFMLMNTGEQVVESNHGLVSTIGIAQGGSVSYALEGSIFHAGSVMQWLRDRLQIISDVADTEMIARSRQSNDGCYLVPAFTGLGAPWWDPDARALIWGLTSASDRACLVRAACESMAYQSYDVLRAMEADADIRLSSLSVDGAASRNGFIMQFQADLLGIPIVRSESIETTSLGAAFLAGLAVGYWEDREELEQSCGASKRFEPKADESRARDLAGWHAAVAKAAGSPDGARERASASQL from the coding sequence ATGATGTTTACCCTCAATGACCTTGATCTGGTCGACAGCGCCTGCGCGACGGGGAGCTCCTATATAATGGCGCTCGACTGCGGAACCACCTCGGTGCGGGCATCGATCATAGACCAGTACGGCTGCATCGTCGCCGCGGCGTCGCGCGCTGTCAAGACGAGCTATCCCCATCCGGGCTGGGTGGAGCAAGACCCCACTGAAATTCTTGCCTCTCAGCTTGCGGTGATGATCGAGGTCCAGTTCAAAAGCGGTATCCACTCGGACGGCATCGCTGCCGTCGGGATCTCGAACCAGCGTGAGACCACCGTGGTGTGGGAGCGCGACAGCGCTCAGCCGATCTGCAACGCCATCGTCTGGCAGTGCCGCCGGACCGCGCCGATCGCCGAGGCGCTCAAAGAACACGGCATGGAGGACATGATCCGAAAGAAAACCGGCCTGCGTCCCGACGCCTACTTCTCTGCCACGAAGATCGCCTGGATCCTCGAGAACGTTTCGGGTGCCCGGGAGGCCGCCGAAGCCGGTCAGCTCATGTTCGGGACCATCGATACCTGGCTCATCTACAATCTGACGGGCGGGAAGGTCTTCGCGACGGAGTACACCAACGCGAGCCGCACGATGCTGTTCAACATTCATACGCTCGATTGGGATGACGAGCTGCTGCGCATCATGGATATCCCCCGCTGCATGCTGCCTGATGTCCGCTGGAGCGCCGGGGAGTTCGGGCGCGTCTGCAGCGACATCATGACCCATACGCCGCCTATCGCCGGGGTCGCCGGAGACCAGCAGGCATCGTTGTTCGGCCACTGCTGCTTCGCGCCCGGCCAGACGAAGAACACCTACGGTACCGGATGCTTCATGCTCATGAATACCGGCGAGCAGGTCGTCGAGTCAAATCACGGCCTCGTTTCGACGATCGGCATCGCTCAGGGTGGGTCGGTGAGCTATGCGCTGGAGGGCTCGATCTTCCATGCCGGATCGGTGATGCAGTGGCTGCGCGACCGGCTTCAGATCATCTCCGACGTTGCCGACACCGAGATGATCGCCAGATCGCGACAGTCCAATGATGGATGCTACCTCGTTCCGGCGTTCACCGGTCTCGGTGCGCCCTGGTGGGATCCGGATGCCCGCGCGCTCATCTGGGGACTCACGTCCGCTTCGGATCGCGCATGCCTGGTCCGCGCCGCATGCGAGTCGATGGCCTACCAAAGCTATGATGTGCTGCGCGCCATGGAGGCGGACGCCGACATCAGGCTGAGCAGCCTGTCCGTCGACGGCGCGGCATCTCGCAATGGCTTCATCATGCAGTTTCAAGCGGATCTCCTCGGAATACCGATCGTGCGATCCGAATCGATCGAGACCACGTCGCTCGGCGCGGCCTTTCTGGCTGGGCTCGCAGTCGGCTACTGGGAGGATCGCGAGGAGCTCGAGCAGAGCTGCGGCGCCTCTAAGCGCTTCGAGCCGAAAGCTGATGAAAGCCGCGCTCGCGATCTCGCGGGATGGCACGCTGCGGTCGCCAAGGCGGCGGGATCGCCTGACGGGGCGCGGGAGCGTGCGTCCGCATCGCAACTGTAG
- the rpiB gene encoding ribose 5-phosphate isomerase B has translation MRVALASDHAGFDQKQALHRYLSEELGCDVVDLGPETAERVDYPDFAEKVARAVASEQAQRGVLLCGTGIGVALAADKVAGIRASSITTPEFAALFRRHNDGNVIGLSGRFIDLEVNEEIVKVFLETDFEGGRHAERVDKIMRIDETGKRGAGSAAGNRRCDA, from the coding sequence ATGCGCGTAGCCCTTGCGTCCGATCACGCTGGATTCGATCAGAAGCAGGCCCTTCACAGGTATCTGTCGGAGGAGCTCGGATGCGACGTCGTCGACCTCGGCCCTGAGACCGCGGAGAGGGTGGACTACCCCGATTTCGCAGAGAAGGTCGCGCGCGCCGTAGCGTCTGAACAGGCGCAGCGCGGCGTTTTGCTGTGCGGCACCGGTATCGGCGTCGCGCTCGCAGCCGATAAGGTCGCCGGCATCCGCGCGAGTTCGATCACCACACCCGAGTTCGCCGCTCTGTTCCGTCGCCATAACGACGGCAACGTGATAGGTCTCTCAGGCCGCTTCATCGATCTCGAGGTGAACGAGGAGATCGTCAAGGTCTTTCTCGAGACGGATTTCGAGGGAGGCCGCCACGCCGAGCGAGTCGACAAGATCATGCGAATCGATGAGACCGGCAAAAGGGGTGCGGGCTCAGCCGCGGGCAACAGGCGGTGCGACGCATGA
- the upp gene encoding uracil phosphoribosyltransferase encodes MSDVIDYDRSRVTLIDHPLVQHKLSILRDTATGTKQFRDLVRELAMFEGYEATRDLPLEQTEIQTPICQAVCRRLTGRKLAIIPILRAGLGMVDGLLELVPAARVGHIGMYRDERTHRPHEYYCKLPADVEQRICLLVDPMLATGGSALSALEYLRAQRVQDVRLLSIVSAPEGLDAVLKADAEVRIFTCAVDDGLNASAYIVPGLGDAGDRIFGTL; translated from the coding sequence ATGAGCGACGTCATCGACTACGACCGCTCTCGGGTGACGCTGATCGATCATCCGCTGGTCCAGCACAAGCTCTCCATCTTGCGCGACACGGCGACGGGAACCAAGCAGTTTCGCGACCTCGTCCGGGAACTCGCCATGTTCGAGGGCTACGAGGCGACCCGGGATCTCCCGCTGGAGCAGACAGAGATACAGACACCTATCTGCCAGGCGGTGTGTCGCCGGCTCACGGGACGCAAGCTCGCGATCATCCCGATCCTGCGCGCCGGCCTCGGTATGGTCGACGGCCTGCTCGAGCTGGTCCCTGCGGCGCGTGTCGGTCACATCGGCATGTATCGCGACGAGCGAACGCACAGGCCTCATGAGTACTACTGCAAGCTCCCCGCTGACGTGGAGCAAAGAATATGCCTGCTCGTCGATCCCATGCTTGCAACCGGCGGCTCGGCGCTGTCCGCTCTCGAGTACCTCAGAGCGCAGCGCGTCCAAGACGTGCGGCTGCTTTCGATCGTGTCAGCCCCGGAGGGTCTTGACGCCGTACTGAAAGCTGACGCGGAGGTGAGGATATTCACATGTGCAGTCGATGACGGGCTGAACGCCTCCGCCTATATCGTTCCGGGTCTGGGGGATGCCGGAGACCGCATATTCGGAACGCTATGA